From Demequina lutea, a single genomic window includes:
- a CDS encoding AzlD domain-containing protein — MTVFLIFLAAAVGTYLIRVSGIALLSDPERLPPRLRRALALVAPTALGAIIVNSLFLDEGQWRAFGAWHLAAAVAIGVALWRRSAGWAMTAGAVAFALLLVAGL, encoded by the coding sequence GTGACCGTCTTCCTCATCTTCCTTGCCGCCGCCGTCGGCACCTACCTCATCCGAGTTTCAGGCATCGCGCTGCTGAGCGACCCCGAGAGGTTGCCCCCGCGCCTGCGACGCGCGCTCGCCCTCGTGGCGCCCACCGCGCTGGGCGCCATCATCGTGAATTCGCTGTTCCTCGACGAGGGCCAGTGGCGGGCCTTCGGCGCGTGGCACCTTGCGGCCGCGGTGGCAATCGGTGTCGCGCTGTGGAGGCGTTCGGCCGGATGGGCCATGACAGCGGGCGCCGTCGCGTTCGCGCTGCTCTTGGTCGCGGGGCTCTGA